From Amycolatopsis sp. YIM 10, the proteins below share one genomic window:
- a CDS encoding MFS transporter: MAETVSPPRRKIVKIVGASLVGTTIEWYDFFLFASAATLVFNKLFFPGSDPLTGTLFALGSYAIGFVARPLGGLVFGHYGDKIGRKKLLVLSLLLMGGATFAMGLLPTYAAIGVAAPILLTVLRLVQGFALGGEWGGAVLIVSEHGDPARRGFWASWPQAGAPGGNLLATAVLAILASVQSDAAFESWGWRIPFLLSGLLVAIGLWIRLSVEESPVFVEAAKKAGGKVEKAPIVTVLKHSWREVLIAMGARFAENVSYYILTAFILVYITVGLEMPKGVGLNAVLIGSAVHFVTIPVWGALSDRFGRRAVYLFGAGAMLIWSFVFFAMLDTKSFGLMVLATTIGLVLHGAMYGPQAAFFSELFGTRVRYSGASIGYQLASILAGGLAPLIATAMLRDFGGSLPVSIYVAATCVLTIVAVYLAKETKGTSLADDGEPAEVRDDRTPVTP; the protein is encoded by the coding sequence ATGGCTGAAACCGTGTCCCCGCCGCGCCGGAAGATCGTCAAGATCGTCGGCGCCAGCCTGGTCGGGACGACCATCGAGTGGTACGACTTCTTCCTCTTCGCCTCGGCCGCGACCCTGGTCTTCAACAAGCTGTTCTTCCCCGGCTCCGACCCGCTCACCGGCACCTTGTTCGCGCTGGGCAGCTACGCCATCGGCTTTGTCGCGCGGCCGCTGGGCGGGCTGGTGTTCGGCCACTACGGCGACAAGATCGGCCGCAAGAAGCTGCTGGTGCTGAGCCTGCTGCTGATGGGCGGCGCCACCTTCGCGATGGGCCTGCTGCCCACCTACGCCGCCATCGGCGTGGCCGCGCCGATCCTGCTCACCGTGCTGCGGCTGGTGCAGGGCTTCGCGCTCGGCGGTGAGTGGGGCGGCGCGGTGCTGATCGTCTCCGAGCACGGTGATCCGGCCAGGCGCGGGTTCTGGGCGTCGTGGCCGCAGGCCGGCGCGCCCGGCGGGAACCTGCTCGCCACCGCGGTGCTGGCCATTCTCGCCAGTGTCCAGTCCGACGCCGCGTTCGAGTCGTGGGGCTGGCGCATCCCGTTCCTGCTCTCCGGCCTGCTGGTGGCGATCGGGTTGTGGATCCGGCTCTCGGTCGAGGAGTCACCGGTGTTCGTCGAGGCCGCCAAGAAGGCGGGCGGCAAGGTGGAGAAGGCACCGATCGTCACCGTGCTCAAGCACAGCTGGCGCGAGGTGCTGATCGCGATGGGCGCGCGCTTCGCGGAGAACGTGTCCTACTACATCCTGACCGCGTTCATCCTGGTCTACATCACCGTCGGGCTGGAAATGCCGAAGGGCGTCGGGCTGAACGCGGTGCTGATCGGCTCGGCCGTGCACTTCGTCACCATCCCGGTGTGGGGCGCGCTGTCCGACCGCTTCGGCCGTCGCGCGGTGTACCTGTTCGGCGCGGGCGCGATGCTGATCTGGTCGTTCGTCTTCTTCGCCATGCTGGACACCAAGTCGTTCGGCCTGATGGTGCTGGCCACCACGATCGGCCTGGTCCTGCACGGCGCGATGTACGGGCCGCAGGCGGCGTTCTTCTCCGAACTGTTCGGCACCCGGGTGCGGTACTCGGGCGCGTCGATCGGCTACCAGCTGGCCTCGATCCTGGCCGGTGGGCTGGCCCCGCTGATCGCCACCGCGATGCTGCGCGACTTCGGCGGCAGCCTGCCGGTGTCGATCTACGTCGCGGCGACCTGCGTGCTCACCATCGTCGCGGTCTACCTGGCCAAGGAGACCAAGGGCACCTCGCTGGCCGACGACGGGGAACCGGCTGAAGTGCGCGATGACCGCACGCCGGTGACACCATGA
- a CDS encoding AraC family transcriptional regulator, whose translation MTDQWAVRPPHPALRQVVRRYIGYRQHDVTLAVHRGLPSRSVTLIISLAEPIRLVAGPGTEHGPLHRHCVVGGLHLGPVLIEQDAYQQGLHIELNPLGVRALLGVSATELASTTIDAGELPVPWARDLPARLLELPDWAARFDLMDRELAAALAPVTLVSEIQWAWRSMIAGHGGVGVTELAGEIGWSRRHFSERFAREVGVSPKQAARLMRFERSGDLLRGGGWHSLADVAALAGYYDQAHMANEWRAMAGCPPSTWIAEELPFLQADGSDALAD comes from the coding sequence GTGACTGATCAGTGGGCGGTCCGGCCGCCGCACCCCGCGTTGCGGCAGGTGGTGCGGCGGTACATCGGGTACCGCCAGCACGACGTCACACTGGCCGTGCACCGCGGCCTGCCGTCGCGGTCGGTCACCTTGATCATCAGCCTCGCCGAGCCGATCCGGCTGGTCGCCGGGCCGGGCACCGAGCACGGCCCGCTGCACCGGCACTGCGTGGTCGGCGGCCTGCACCTGGGGCCGGTGCTCATCGAACAGGACGCCTACCAGCAGGGCCTGCACATCGAGCTGAACCCGCTCGGCGTGCGGGCCCTGCTCGGCGTTTCGGCCACCGAACTGGCGTCGACCACCATCGACGCCGGTGAGCTGCCGGTGCCGTGGGCGCGCGACCTGCCCGCGCGGCTGCTTGAGCTGCCGGACTGGGCGGCCCGGTTCGACCTGATGGACCGCGAGCTGGCGGCGGCGCTCGCGCCGGTCACGCTGGTTTCGGAGATCCAGTGGGCGTGGCGCTCGATGATCGCCGGGCACGGCGGGGTCGGGGTGACCGAGCTGGCCGGGGAAATCGGCTGGAGCAGGCGGCACTTCAGCGAGCGGTTCGCGCGCGAGGTCGGCGTCTCGCCGAAGCAGGCCGCGCGGCTGATGCGGTTCGAGCGCAGCGGCGACCTACTACGCGGCGGCGGCTGGCACAGCCTCGCCGACGTCGCGGCCCTGGCGGGCTATTACGACCAGGCGCACATGGCGAACGAATGGCGCGCGATGGCCGGTTGCCCGCCGAGCACGTGGATCGCCGAGGAGCTCCCGTTTCTCCAAGCCGACGGGTCGGATGCGCTCGCAGACTGA
- the map gene encoding type I methionyl aminopeptidase produces MSQRAPLKPGVQSPRRAVPASIKRPEYVDRPAPKRDTGNGVRTPEVIEAMRVASRIAAQALQEGGKAVKPGATTDDVDKVVHEFLLDHHAYPSTLGYRNFPKSCCTSLNEVICHGIPDSTVIEDGDICNIDVTAYIGDVHGDTNATFLAGDVSEEARLLVERTHEATMRAIKAVRPGRQLNVIGRVIEAYAKRFGYGVVRDFTGHGVGPAFHTAPTVLHYEEPSVTTEILQGMTFTIEPMITLGTIDYDIWSDDWTVTTKDKKWTAQFEHTIVVTETGAEILTLP; encoded by the coding sequence ATGTCCCAGCGTGCCCCTCTGAAGCCCGGTGTGCAGTCGCCGCGCCGTGCCGTTCCCGCGTCCATCAAGCGTCCCGAGTACGTGGACCGGCCGGCGCCGAAGCGCGACACCGGGAACGGGGTGCGCACCCCCGAGGTGATCGAGGCCATGCGGGTGGCCAGCCGGATCGCCGCGCAGGCGCTGCAGGAGGGCGGCAAGGCGGTGAAGCCGGGCGCCACCACCGACGACGTGGACAAGGTGGTGCACGAGTTCCTGCTCGACCACCACGCCTACCCGTCGACGCTGGGTTACCGGAACTTCCCGAAGTCGTGCTGCACCTCGCTGAACGAGGTCATCTGCCACGGCATCCCCGACTCGACGGTGATCGAGGACGGCGACATCTGCAACATCGACGTGACCGCGTACATCGGGGACGTGCACGGCGACACCAACGCGACCTTCCTGGCCGGTGACGTCTCGGAGGAGGCGCGCCTGCTGGTCGAGCGCACGCACGAGGCGACCATGCGGGCGATCAAGGCGGTCCGCCCCGGGCGGCAGCTGAACGTGATCGGCCGGGTGATCGAGGCCTACGCGAAGCGGTTCGGCTACGGCGTGGTGCGGGACTTCACCGGTCACGGCGTCGGCCCCGCGTTCCACACCGCGCCGACCGTGCTGCACTACGAGGAGCCCTCGGTGACCACCGAGATCCTGCAGGGCATGACCTTCACCATCGAGCCGATGATCACCCTCGGCACCATCGACTACGACATCTGGTCCGACGACTGGACGGTCACCACGAAGGACAAGAAGTGGACCGCCCAGTTCGAGCACACCATCGTGGTGACCGAAACCGGCGCGGAGATCCTGACCCTGCCGTAG
- a CDS encoding penicillin-binding transpeptidase domain-containing protein: protein MRVLRGLVVGVVAVLCASGLAGCSLFADGPREITDQFLAALASGDTAAAAALTDAPESAKATLDQARAALEPERIDHTVEHVGQASPAAARYRLDWRLPRGRVWSYTADAELYTVDDVWKVRWLPSVVHPGLAVRQQLALRVETPRQAPVLDRDGQALLEPETVVAVLLDPAQAAATAGPLAAALNPIDASITEQSIVDGANAVRPKAYSVVTLRQADYLKVKQAIYELPGLRFSEQRRLLPVDASLAEQVLPSIRSTVEEQVAGNAGWRVVTTDSGGGEVAELHAQEAKPADAVTTTLSRRVQAAGEKALEPVPGAAMIVALQPSTGELLAVAQNAPADQQGAIALTGRYPPGSTFKIVTAAAGLGAGKVRADTPVDCPATTVVDGRLIPNNDRFALGTVPLSQAFAQSCNTTFARLSTDLPAMALTDSARDLGLGADFVIPGLTTITGSVPPAGSIVQQAENGFGQGTVLASPFGMAVVAGTVASGRIPVPSLLRGAATEAKNLGAPVRPEVLDALRGMMREVVTGTALRDLPEVRGKTGTAQYGDGSNAHGWFVGYSGDLAFAVLLTGAGSSGLAVEAAHRFLTGLG, encoded by the coding sequence GTGCGGGTACTGCGCGGGCTGGTGGTGGGTGTGGTCGCCGTGCTCTGCGCGTCCGGGCTGGCCGGGTGCTCGTTGTTCGCGGACGGCCCGCGCGAGATCACCGACCAGTTCCTCGCCGCGCTCGCCTCCGGTGACACGGCCGCCGCGGCGGCGCTGACCGACGCCCCGGAGTCCGCGAAGGCGACCCTCGACCAGGCTCGCGCGGCACTGGAACCGGAGCGGATCGACCACACCGTCGAGCACGTGGGCCAGGCGAGCCCGGCGGCCGCGCGCTACCGGCTCGACTGGCGGCTGCCCCGCGGGCGTGTCTGGTCCTACACCGCCGACGCCGAGCTGTACACCGTGGACGACGTCTGGAAGGTGCGGTGGCTGCCATCGGTGGTCCACCCCGGACTCGCCGTGCGGCAGCAGCTGGCGCTGCGCGTGGAGACGCCGCGGCAGGCGCCGGTGCTCGACCGGGACGGGCAGGCGCTGTTGGAACCGGAGACGGTGGTGGCGGTGCTGCTCGACCCGGCGCAGGCCGCGGCCACGGCCGGTCCGCTGGCCGCCGCGCTGAACCCGATCGACGCGAGCATCACCGAGCAATCCATTGTGGATGGTGCGAATGCGGTGCGGCCCAAGGCATATTCGGTGGTCACCCTGCGCCAGGCCGACTACCTGAAGGTGAAGCAGGCCATCTACGAACTGCCCGGCCTGCGGTTCAGCGAGCAGCGCCGCCTGCTGCCGGTGGACGCCTCGCTGGCCGAGCAGGTGCTGCCGTCGATCCGGTCCACTGTGGAGGAACAGGTGGCCGGGAACGCGGGCTGGCGGGTGGTCACCACGGACTCCGGCGGCGGTGAGGTCGCCGAACTGCACGCGCAGGAGGCGAAACCGGCCGACGCGGTCACCACCACGCTCAGCAGGCGGGTGCAGGCGGCGGGGGAGAAGGCGCTCGAGCCGGTGCCGGGCGCGGCGATGATCGTGGCACTGCAACCCTCGACCGGCGAGCTGCTCGCGGTGGCCCAGAACGCGCCTGCCGACCAGCAGGGCGCGATCGCGCTGACCGGCCGCTACCCGCCGGGCTCCACGTTCAAGATCGTCACCGCGGCCGCCGGACTGGGTGCGGGCAAGGTGAGGGCGGACACGCCGGTCGACTGCCCGGCCACCACCGTGGTCGACGGCAGGCTGATCCCGAACAACGACCGGTTCGCGCTGGGCACGGTGCCGCTGAGCCAGGCGTTCGCGCAGTCGTGCAACACCACCTTCGCCAGGCTGTCCACCGACCTGCCCGCGATGGCGCTCACCGACTCGGCCCGCGACCTGGGGCTCGGTGCCGACTTCGTGATCCCCGGGCTGACCACGATCACCGGTTCGGTGCCGCCGGCGGGCAGCATCGTGCAGCAGGCGGAGAACGGTTTCGGCCAGGGCACCGTGCTGGCCAGCCCGTTCGGCATGGCGGTGGTGGCCGGGACCGTCGCGAGTGGGCGGATCCCGGTGCCGTCGCTGCTGCGGGGTGCGGCGACCGAGGCGAAGAACCTGGGCGCGCCGGTGCGTCCCGAGGTGCTCGACGCGCTGCGCGGCATGATGCGCGAGGTGGTCACCGGCACCGCGTTGCGCGACCTGCCGGAGGTCCGCGGCAAAACCGGCACCGCGCAGTACGGCGACGGCAGCAACGCGCACGGCTGGTTCGTCGGTTACTCCGGTGATCTCGCCTTCGCCGTGTTGCTCACCGGGGCCGGTTCGTCGGGGCTCGCGGTCGAGGCGGCACACCGGTTCCTCACCGGGCTGGGCTGA
- a CDS encoding VOC family protein, with protein sequence MSEQKGPGVWPGLKYDDAEAARVFLTEVFGFTETMTVRGDDGVSIAHGELKWSEGGGVMYGSMLDENGLPKPSAGSQWLYVVTADPDAVHQRATAGGAKVLTEPYETDYGSRNVTIADPEGNVWTFGTYPGA encoded by the coding sequence ATGAGCGAACAGAAGGGTCCGGGCGTGTGGCCCGGTTTGAAGTACGACGACGCCGAAGCCGCCAGGGTTTTCCTGACCGAGGTGTTCGGTTTCACCGAAACCATGACCGTGCGTGGTGACGACGGGGTGTCGATCGCGCACGGTGAGCTGAAGTGGTCCGAGGGCGGCGGCGTGATGTACGGCTCGATGCTGGACGAGAACGGCCTGCCGAAGCCGTCGGCGGGGAGCCAGTGGCTGTACGTGGTGACCGCGGATCCCGACGCCGTGCACCAGCGCGCGACCGCGGGTGGCGCGAAGGTGCTGACCGAGCCGTACGAGACCGACTACGGATCGCGCAACGTGACGATCGCCGATCCGGAGGGCAACGTCTGGACCTTCGGCACCTATCCAGGGGCCTGA
- a CDS encoding FadR/GntR family transcriptional regulator has protein sequence MPLATTRRTGLVDQVIGQLREAVTAGEWPVGERIPPESELVTALGVGRNTVREAVRALSHSGLLEVRQGDGTYVRATSEVSGAVRRLCGSELREVLQVRRTLEVEGARMAATERTEAELANLTELLRIRDAALAEKRFDEFVQADASFHLAVVQCGHNNLLTELYRGLSEVVAASVEATKHADNVSHTGLLEAIADGDPERAVTEASGFLDELLKGID, from the coding sequence GTGCCGTTGGCCACCACCCGCCGGACCGGGCTCGTCGACCAGGTGATCGGGCAGTTGCGCGAGGCCGTGACCGCGGGCGAATGGCCGGTCGGCGAGCGGATTCCGCCGGAGAGCGAGCTGGTGACAGCGCTGGGTGTCGGCCGGAACACCGTCCGTGAGGCCGTGCGTGCCTTGTCCCACAGCGGTTTGCTCGAAGTGCGCCAGGGCGACGGCACCTACGTCCGCGCCACCAGCGAAGTCTCCGGCGCGGTGCGGCGGCTGTGCGGTTCCGAACTGCGCGAAGTGCTCCAGGTGCGGCGGACGCTCGAGGTCGAGGGCGCGCGGATGGCCGCGACCGAACGCACCGAAGCCGAACTGGCCAACCTCACCGAGCTGCTCCGCATCCGCGACGCGGCACTGGCGGAGAAGCGTTTCGACGAGTTCGTCCAGGCGGACGCCAGCTTCCACCTCGCCGTTGTCCAATGTGGACACAACAACCTGCTGACCGAGCTGTACCGCGGGCTGAGCGAGGTGGTCGCCGCTTCGGTCGAGGCGACCAAGCACGCGGACAACGTCTCGCACACGGGGCTGCTCGAAGCCATCGCCGACGGGGACCCGGAACGCGCGGTCACCGAAGCGAGCGGCTTCCTCGACGAACTGCTCAAGGGGATTGACTAA
- the ispG gene encoding flavodoxin-dependent (E)-4-hydroxy-3-methylbut-2-enyl-diphosphate synthase has translation MTVALGMPALPPPVLSERRKTRQLQVGPVGVGSEHPISVQSMTTTLTADVNATLQQIAELTAAGCDIVRVACPSADDAEALPAIARKSQIPVIADIHFQPKYVFAAIEAGCAAVRVNPGNIRKFDDQVKEIAQAAKDHNTPIRIGVNAGSLDKRIMDKYGKATPEALAESALWEASLFAEHDFHDIKISVKHNDPVVMVRAYELLAEQCDYPLHLGVTEAGPAFQGTIKSAVAFGALLRQGIGDTIRVSLSAPPVEEVKVGIQILQSLNLKERKLEIVSCPSCGRAQVDVYTLAEQVTAGLEGMEVPLRVAVMGCVVNGPGEAREADLGVASGNGKGQIFVKGEVIKTVPEHAIVETLIEEAMRIAEEAGETSGAGEPTVTVG, from the coding sequence ATGACAGTCGCGCTTGGAATGCCCGCCCTGCCCCCGCCCGTGCTCTCCGAGCGCCGCAAGACCCGACAGTTGCAGGTGGGTCCGGTGGGCGTCGGCAGTGAGCACCCGATCTCGGTCCAGTCGATGACCACCACGCTGACCGCCGACGTGAACGCGACCCTGCAGCAGATCGCCGAGCTGACCGCGGCGGGCTGTGACATCGTCCGCGTGGCCTGCCCGAGCGCCGACGACGCCGAGGCGCTGCCCGCGATCGCCAGGAAGTCGCAGATCCCGGTGATCGCCGACATCCACTTCCAGCCGAAGTACGTCTTCGCCGCGATCGAGGCCGGCTGCGCCGCGGTCCGGGTCAACCCCGGCAACATCCGCAAGTTCGACGACCAGGTCAAGGAGATCGCGCAGGCGGCGAAGGACCACAACACGCCGATCCGGATCGGCGTGAACGCGGGTTCGCTGGACAAGCGGATCATGGACAAGTACGGCAAGGCGACTCCGGAGGCGCTGGCCGAGTCCGCGCTGTGGGAGGCGTCGCTGTTCGCCGAGCACGACTTCCACGACATCAAGATCTCGGTCAAGCACAACGACCCGGTGGTCATGGTGCGGGCCTACGAGCTGCTGGCCGAGCAGTGCGACTACCCGCTGCACCTCGGCGTGACCGAGGCCGGTCCGGCGTTCCAGGGCACCATCAAGTCCGCGGTGGCCTTCGGTGCGCTGCTGCGCCAGGGCATCGGCGACACCATCCGCGTGTCGCTGTCCGCGCCGCCGGTCGAAGAGGTCAAGGTCGGCATCCAGATCCTGCAGTCGCTGAACCTCAAGGAGCGGAAGCTGGAGATCGTCTCCTGCCCGTCCTGCGGGCGGGCGCAGGTGGACGTCTACACGCTCGCCGAGCAGGTCACCGCCGGTCTCGAGGGCATGGAGGTGCCGCTGCGCGTCGCGGTGATGGGCTGCGTGGTGAACGGACCCGGCGAGGCGCGTGAGGCCGATCTCGGCGTCGCTTCGGGCAACGGCAAGGGCCAGATCTTCGTCAAGGGCGAGGTCATCAAGACCGTGCCGGAGCACGCGATCGTCGAGACGCTGATCGAAGAGGCCATGCGCATCGCCGAAGAAGCGGGCGAGACCTCAGGCGCGGGAGAGCCGACCGTCACTGTCGGCTAG
- a CDS encoding DUF4081 domain-containing GNAT family N-acetyltransferase translates to MLRLAGARLLDDRDFPAVRAALAADPVGSCMVSARIEVAGLDPWRLGGELWAADSRPLRSGRIQGLCFSGPNLIPLRGNASALRSFADRALRRQRTCSSLVGPADQVLGLWEELVTEWGPAREVRHDQPLLALDSSPACTPDHLVRPVRPDELERYLPAAIAMFIEEVGIDPRAGDGGASYRARVAELIAGGRAFARFENGEVVFKAEIGALSATVGQIQGVWVRPDRRGHGLGTRGTAAVVSRLVRGMGRTASLYVNAYNDPALAAYRKIGFQQVGSYATVLF, encoded by the coding sequence GTGTTGCGGCTAGCAGGTGCGCGGCTCCTCGATGATCGGGACTTTCCGGCGGTCCGCGCCGCGCTGGCCGCCGATCCCGTGGGCAGCTGCATGGTCAGCGCCCGGATCGAGGTGGCAGGCCTCGACCCGTGGCGCCTCGGTGGCGAGCTCTGGGCCGCCGACTCCCGGCCGCTGCGCTCCGGCCGCATCCAGGGCCTGTGCTTCTCCGGGCCCAACCTGATCCCGCTGCGTGGCAACGCCTCGGCACTGCGCTCGTTCGCCGATCGCGCGCTGCGCCGCCAGCGCACCTGCTCCTCCCTGGTCGGTCCGGCCGACCAGGTGCTCGGGCTGTGGGAGGAACTGGTCACCGAATGGGGTCCGGCCAGGGAGGTGCGGCACGACCAGCCGCTGCTCGCGCTGGACTCCTCGCCCGCCTGCACCCCGGACCACCTGGTCCGCCCGGTCCGCCCCGACGAGCTGGAGCGCTACCTGCCCGCCGCGATCGCGATGTTCATCGAAGAGGTCGGCATCGACCCCCGCGCCGGGGACGGCGGCGCCAGCTACCGCGCCAGGGTGGCCGAGCTGATCGCCGGTGGCCGCGCCTTCGCCCGGTTCGAGAACGGCGAAGTGGTGTTCAAGGCCGAGATCGGCGCGCTGTCGGCGACCGTCGGCCAGATCCAGGGTGTGTGGGTGCGGCCGGACCGCCGCGGCCACGGCCTTGGCACGCGGGGCACCGCGGCGGTGGTCTCGCGGCTGGTACGCGGCATGGGCCGCACGGCCAGCCTGTACGTCAACGCCTACAACGACCCGGCGCTGGCCGCCTATCGCAAGATCGGGTTCCAGCAGGTCGGGAGCTACGCGACGGTGCTCTTCTGA
- a CDS encoding GAF domain-containing protein, whose amino-acid sequence MSAELLDLIAAGASARELAAAGADPRATEAALRIHATLAGHTRREAELAALFDTASDLARLRDTDAVLQSIVHRARMLLRVDVSYLSMNRPGTDGTYMRVTDGCTSALFKALRLGMGEGLGGLVAQTARPYATADYPTDPRFRHTGPIDEAVRDEGLIAIIGVPLALGDEVIGVLYASDRRTRRFSPAEVALLSSLADHAAIAIDNARLIETIQEHHATIARAQEAHDRLTALVLGGSGVREVAEAVAGVLGGGITVHDATGAELGRSGVAAPQPSAETVAASQSSGRAVAEGGVWTCAVLAGPELLGSITLTGRADLADADRRLFERAGVVTALLLLLRRSTAEAEDRVRGELVADLLTAPQRDPEALIDRARRVGVDLGAGHVVLVLQSGACSRGRLAAAVAGYAALAGLHAEQVVALIPPDEAAADPGKLASMLAGAAGGPVTVAAAGPATGPAGLAAAHAEAARCLRAMLALGREGDGATAAELGFVGVLLGDRANTAGFVRSVLGPVLDYDERRGTELVKTLNCYFAAGGNLARAKDSLHVHVNTVAQRLERIAALLGPDWSSPAGALELQLALRLHRLSQSP is encoded by the coding sequence ATGAGCGCGGAGCTGCTGGACCTGATCGCCGCCGGGGCGAGCGCGCGGGAACTGGCGGCGGCGGGCGCGGATCCGCGGGCCACCGAGGCGGCCCTGCGGATCCACGCCACGCTCGCCGGGCACACCCGCCGCGAGGCCGAGCTGGCGGCGTTGTTCGACACCGCCAGCGACCTCGCCCGGCTGCGCGACACCGACGCGGTGCTTCAGTCGATCGTGCACCGGGCGCGGATGCTGCTGCGGGTGGACGTGTCGTACCTGAGCATGAACCGCCCCGGTACCGACGGCACGTACATGCGGGTCACCGACGGCTGCACCTCGGCGTTGTTCAAGGCGCTGCGGCTGGGCATGGGGGAGGGGCTCGGCGGGCTGGTCGCGCAGACGGCCCGCCCGTACGCCACCGCCGACTACCCGACCGACCCGCGGTTCCGCCACACCGGCCCGATCGACGAGGCCGTGCGCGACGAAGGGCTGATCGCGATCATCGGGGTCCCGCTGGCGCTCGGGGACGAAGTGATCGGTGTGCTCTACGCCTCCGATCGCCGCACCAGGCGGTTCTCCCCGGCCGAGGTGGCGCTGCTGTCCTCGCTGGCCGACCACGCCGCCATCGCGATCGACAACGCGCGGCTGATCGAGACCATCCAGGAGCACCACGCGACGATCGCGCGGGCGCAGGAGGCACACGACCGGCTGACCGCGCTGGTGCTCGGCGGCAGCGGGGTGCGTGAGGTGGCCGAAGCCGTGGCCGGGGTGCTGGGCGGCGGGATCACCGTGCACGACGCGACCGGCGCCGAACTCGGCCGGTCCGGTGTCGCGGCACCTCAACCATCGGCGGAAACCGTGGCCGCGTCGCAGTCGAGCGGGCGCGCGGTGGCCGAGGGCGGGGTCTGGACCTGTGCCGTGCTCGCCGGTCCCGAACTGCTCGGCAGCATCACGCTCACCGGGCGCGCGGATCTGGCCGACGCCGACCGGCGGCTGTTCGAACGGGCCGGGGTGGTGACCGCGCTTCTTCTGCTGCTGCGCCGATCCACCGCGGAAGCCGAGGACCGCGTGCGGGGTGAGCTGGTCGCCGACCTGCTCACCGCACCGCAGCGCGACCCGGAGGCGCTGATCGACCGGGCCCGCCGCGTCGGCGTCGATCTCGGTGCCGGGCACGTGGTGCTGGTGCTCCAGTCGGGGGCGTGTTCACGCGGCAGGCTCGCGGCCGCGGTCGCCGGGTACGCGGCACTGGCCGGGCTGCACGCGGAACAGGTGGTCGCGCTGATACCGCCGGACGAGGCCGCCGCCGATCCCGGCAAGCTGGCGTCGATGCTGGCCGGTGCCGCCGGTGGACCGGTGACGGTCGCCGCGGCCGGACCGGCGACCGGACCCGCCGGGCTGGCCGCCGCGCACGCCGAAGCCGCGCGCTGCCTGCGGGCGATGCTCGCGCTCGGCCGCGAAGGTGACGGCGCCACGGCCGCCGAACTCGGTTTTGTCGGCGTGCTGCTGGGCGATCGGGCGAACACCGCCGGATTCGTGCGGTCGGTGCTCGGGCCGGTGCTGGACTACGACGAACGCCGCGGCACGGAACTGGTCAAAACGCTGAACTGCTACTTCGCCGCGGGCGGAAACCTCGCGCGGGCAAAGGATTCGCTGCACGTGCACGTGAACACGGTGGCGCAGCGGCTGGAACGGATCGCCGCGCTGCTCGGGCCGGACTGGTCCTCCCCGGCCGGCGCGCTGGAACTCCAGCTGGCGCTACGGCTGCACCGGCTTAGTCAATCCCCTTGA
- a CDS encoding 3-hydroxybutyrate dehydrogenase: protein MNEPALRGRTALVTGGAAGIGRACVTALTAAGAKVHFADHHAERAAEVAAETGAIPHVTDLTAPGAVEALPDDVDILVNNAGVQHVAPIHEFPPERFAAMHELMVQVPFRLMRHTLPSMYRRGWGRLVAVSSVHGLRASAGKSAYVAAKHALEGLSKVAALEGAEHGVTSNCVNPGYVRTALVEGQVRAQAERHGIGEDEVLDEVFLRRTAIKRLIEPEEVAAVVTWLCGDAAGYLTGASVPLDGGWTAG from the coding sequence ATGAACGAGCCTGCGTTGCGCGGCCGCACCGCGCTGGTCACCGGGGGTGCGGCAGGCATCGGCCGCGCCTGCGTAACCGCGCTGACCGCGGCCGGGGCCAAGGTGCACTTCGCCGACCACCACGCCGAGCGGGCGGCCGAGGTGGCCGCCGAGACCGGCGCCATCCCGCACGTCACCGACCTCACCGCCCCCGGGGCGGTCGAGGCGCTGCCCGACGACGTGGACATCCTGGTCAACAACGCCGGGGTGCAGCACGTGGCCCCGATCCACGAGTTCCCGCCGGAGCGGTTCGCCGCGATGCACGAGCTGATGGTGCAGGTCCCGTTCCGGCTGATGCGCCACACCCTGCCGTCGATGTACCGCCGCGGCTGGGGGCGCCTGGTCGCCGTGTCCAGCGTGCACGGCCTCCGCGCGAGCGCGGGCAAGTCCGCCTACGTGGCGGCCAAGCACGCGCTCGAAGGGCTCAGCAAGGTCGCCGCGCTCGAAGGCGCCGAGCACGGCGTGACCAGCAACTGCGTCAACCCGGGTTACGTGCGCACCGCACTCGTCGAGGGTCAGGTTCGGGCGCAGGCCGAGCGGCACGGCATCGGCGAGGACGAGGTGCTCGACGAGGTCTTCCTCCGCCGTACCGCGATCAAGCGGCTGATCGAACCCGAGGAGGTCGCCGCGGTGGTCACCTGGCTGTGCGGCGACGCCGCCGGGTACCTCACCGGTGCCTCCGTTCCGCTCGACGGCGGCTGGACCGCCGGTTGA